The DNA region GCCACCGAAGCGGCCGGCCAATAATTATTTTCCAGTTAATATTTTTTCGACCAATTGCGGTACCGTCTCGCTAGCAGGGCCGATAATATATTCATCGAAATAATACGAACTGTCGGATCGTTCCAGGTTTACTTCCATAGCGCGGATGCACCCATGGGCTTTGGCTTCGGCAACAAATCCAGCCGCCGGATAAACTGTTCCCGATGTGCCGATAGAAATGAATAAATCGCAATCGGCAAGGCGCGTGTATATCTCATCCATGGCATAAGGCATTTCACCGAACCAGACGATATTGGGGCGCACGCTGCCTTTGGTACCGCATTTATGGCAAACCATATCGGTATTAAGATCGTGATTGATTTCTTCGACGACACCGCATTTGGTGCAAAGCGATTCCAGCAATCGCCCATGCATTTGAATGATGCCATCCGGCAGGTCCAAGGCGGCAGCGGCGCGATTATGCAAATTATCGATGTTTTGCGTAACCAAAGTTACATCGCCGTTCCATTCTTTCATCAATTTTGCGATCGCATG from Alphaproteobacteria bacterium includes:
- a CDS encoding NAD-dependent deacylase, with product MKSGGHIFILTGAGVSKESGLDTFRDKGGIWAKYKIENVATPEGFDRNPALVHEFYNGRRQQLQDPKVQPNPAHHAIAKLMKEWNGDVTLVTQNIDNLHNRAAAALDLPDGIIQMHGRLLESLCTKCGVVEEINHDLNTDMVCHKCGTKGSVRPNIVWFGEMPYAMDEIYTRLADCDLFISIGTSGTVYPAAGFVAEAKAHGCIRAMEVNLERSDSSYYFDEYIIGPASETVPQLVEKILTGK